Proteins encoded by one window of Dietzia sp. B32:
- a CDS encoding DUF2020 domain-containing protein, whose protein sequence is MRKPVPTALVPVSAVLLGVLAGCGGGSEPATEMGTIRTAPPETSAPELPSVEPVAKADCPYLSAEEVSRLNGAPVTDVRIDDGVEPAACFFYDGDGAVQLTTTVYSVASPERAMELVQESAPAAEAEPSEAEGGWSGGRTAGPGGALLVMARDARVLAVQSTQEDSMTVQRIAELAAPRVAG, encoded by the coding sequence ATGCGCAAACCCGTCCCCACAGCCCTCGTCCCGGTGTCCGCGGTCCTGCTCGGTGTTCTCGCCGGATGCGGTGGCGGATCCGAGCCGGCCACGGAGATGGGCACCATCCGTACGGCCCCGCCCGAGACCAGTGCGCCGGAACTGCCGTCGGTCGAACCGGTCGCGAAGGCGGACTGCCCGTACCTGTCCGCCGAGGAGGTCTCGCGGCTGAACGGCGCGCCGGTCACCGACGTGCGGATCGACGACGGTGTCGAGCCCGCGGCGTGTTTCTTCTACGACGGCGACGGCGCCGTGCAGCTCACGACCACCGTGTACTCGGTCGCGTCCCCGGAGCGGGCGATGGAACTGGTGCAGGAGTCGGCGCCCGCGGCCGAGGCCGAGCCGTCGGAGGCGGAGGGAGGCTGGAGCGGTGGTCGCACGGCGGGCCCGGGCGGAGCACTGCTGGTGATGGCCCGCGATGCGCGGGTGCTGGCCGTGCAGTCCACGCAGGAGGACTCGATGACGGTCCAGCGGATCGCCGAGCTCGCCGCTCCCCGGGTGGCGGGCTGA
- a CDS encoding GNAT family N-acetyltransferase, with translation MSSEGNVQVRRDSVAGRFEILVDDVVAGYADYSDGTDGVREFPHTVVASEFGGRGLAGELVGEALRVTRDENLRVRPTCSFVAGYLEKHPEAADVA, from the coding sequence ATGAGCAGCGAAGGCAACGTTCAGGTTCGGCGGGACAGCGTCGCGGGGCGTTTCGAGATCCTGGTGGATGACGTCGTGGCGGGATACGCCGACTACTCGGACGGCACGGACGGCGTCCGGGAGTTCCCCCACACCGTCGTCGCGTCCGAGTTCGGTGGGCGCGGTCTCGCCGGGGAACTGGTCGGTGAGGCGCTGCGCGTGACCAGAGACGAGAACCTGCGGGTGCGGCCGACGTGCTCGTTCGTCGCCGGATACCTCGAGAAGCATCCGGAGGCGGCGGACGTCGCCTGA
- a CDS encoding pseudouridine synthase, giving the protein MSSSRRRGRPLPLRDGVDPVRIRLADPGQGPRSITEELRRRFPDRLAELTEALEAGQVVTADGAPVTAATRRHRGMDVWMYRTPEPEIPVPHQIDVLYSDDRLVVVDKPHFLATTPRAGHVTETALVRLRRDLALDDLAPAHRLDRLTAGVLVFTVDPAYRGAYQELFAARRVTKTYLAVAAAPDGVPDVQDRSSRIVKTRGILQAAEVEGEPDAHTRITLLDVRDGAGPDGTRIGLYRLEPTTGRTHQLRVHMNALGTPILGDDLYPRVRDVTPGDFSDPLQLLASSIAFTDPVSGETREFTTRRTLDAWTRGRDQGAHQGNPPSASAPNSCKL; this is encoded by the coding sequence ATGTCCAGCTCCAGGCGCCGCGGGCGGCCTCTCCCGTTGCGCGACGGGGTGGACCCGGTCCGCATCCGGCTGGCCGACCCCGGACAGGGGCCCCGCAGCATCACCGAGGAGCTGCGCCGGCGCTTCCCCGACCGGCTCGCCGAGCTGACCGAGGCCCTCGAGGCGGGGCAGGTCGTCACCGCCGACGGAGCGCCGGTCACCGCCGCCACCCGGCGACACCGGGGGATGGACGTGTGGATGTACCGGACGCCGGAGCCCGAGATCCCCGTCCCGCATCAGATCGACGTGCTGTACTCCGACGACCGCCTCGTCGTCGTCGACAAACCCCACTTCCTCGCCACCACCCCGCGCGCGGGGCACGTCACCGAGACCGCGCTCGTCCGACTCCGGCGCGACCTCGCGCTGGACGACCTGGCGCCCGCCCACCGCCTCGACCGCCTCACCGCCGGCGTCCTGGTCTTCACCGTCGACCCCGCGTACCGGGGCGCCTACCAGGAACTCTTCGCCGCCCGCCGGGTCACCAAGACCTACCTGGCGGTCGCCGCGGCCCCCGACGGGGTCCCCGACGTGCAGGACCGATCCAGCCGGATCGTCAAGACCCGCGGGATCCTCCAGGCGGCCGAGGTCGAGGGCGAACCCGACGCCCACACCCGCATCACCCTCCTGGACGTCCGCGACGGTGCCGGACCCGATGGGACGCGGATCGGGCTCTACCGGCTCGAACCCACCACCGGCCGGACCCACCAGCTCCGCGTGCACATGAACGCGCTCGGGACCCCGATCCTCGGCGACGACCTCTACCCCCGTGTCCGCGACGTGACCCCCGGCGACTTCTCCGACCCCCTGCAGTTGCTGGCCTCCTCGATCGCCTTCACCGACCCCGTCTCGGGCGAGACACGCGAGTTCACCACCCGTCGGACCCTCGACGCCTGGACCCGAGGGCGGGATCAGGGTGCACACCAGGGCAATCCCCCATCGGCATCCGCTCCGAATTCCTGCAAGCTTTAG
- a CDS encoding TetR/AcrR family transcriptional regulator yields the protein MTSTRSTKPGPRERLLATATRLFSTDGIRAVGIDRILREAGVAKASLYNTYGSKDELVVAYLRSVAERDRDLWTRRADLAPDARGRILALFDIVREQVEPAMPGSCHLAAAIEFPSPATDGERAIRAAVTDQRQWVAETLRAELAGMGLQDPDNIDDLADRLALLHDGSVTAAMLGEVRTTAMTARSMAELILGMVTDPA from the coding sequence GTGACGAGCACACGGTCGACCAAGCCCGGGCCGCGGGAGCGGCTCCTGGCGACGGCGACCCGCCTGTTCTCCACCGACGGTATCCGTGCGGTCGGGATCGACCGGATCCTGCGCGAAGCCGGGGTGGCCAAGGCCAGCCTCTACAACACGTACGGGTCCAAGGACGAGCTCGTGGTCGCCTATCTGCGATCAGTGGCCGAGCGGGACCGTGACCTGTGGACGCGCCGCGCCGACCTCGCGCCGGACGCCCGGGGCCGGATTCTGGCCCTGTTCGACATCGTCCGCGAGCAGGTCGAGCCCGCGATGCCCGGTTCCTGCCATCTCGCAGCGGCGATCGAGTTCCCCAGCCCGGCAACCGACGGCGAACGCGCCATCCGCGCCGCCGTGACGGATCAGCGACAGTGGGTCGCGGAGACCCTGCGTGCCGAACTGGCCGGCATGGGACTGCAGGACCCGGACAACATCGACGACCTGGCCGACCGGCTCGCCCTCCTGCACGACGGATCTGTCACCGCCGCGATGCTCGGCGAGGTCCGGACCACGGCGATGACCGCCCGCAGCATGGCCGAACTCATCCTGGGGATGGTCACCGACCCGGCGTGA
- a CDS encoding universal stress protein produces the protein MASLENTVVVGVDGSAASIGAVAYAANTAATRRIPLLLVTSYTMPAAMFAEGMIPPQPVYDELERECVPIIEKAKATAAKVAPGIEVSHAIVEGNPAQVLIDYSRKAKLIVLGSRGLGGIKGMVLGSVSASVASHAFCPVVVTREDTDDPDRSGPVVVGIDGSEISAKATEWAFAEASARSTPLVAVHTWMDPQVQAAAAGISLTEEDWKQLEEQQLQTLSERLAGFSDRYPDVEVKRYVTRDRAVRALVEQATNAQLVVVGSHGRGGFTGMVLGSTSRALLQAAPCPVMVVRPESHS, from the coding sequence ATGGCCTCCCTCGAGAACACCGTCGTCGTCGGCGTCGACGGCTCCGCCGCCTCCATCGGCGCGGTCGCGTACGCCGCCAACACCGCCGCCACCCGGCGCATCCCACTCCTGCTCGTGACCAGTTACACGATGCCGGCCGCGATGTTCGCCGAGGGAATGATCCCCCCACAGCCCGTCTATGACGAGCTGGAACGCGAGTGCGTGCCCATCATCGAGAAGGCGAAGGCGACCGCGGCCAAGGTCGCGCCCGGCATCGAGGTCTCGCACGCGATCGTCGAGGGCAACCCCGCGCAGGTGCTCATCGACTACTCGCGCAAGGCGAAGCTCATCGTCCTGGGCTCCCGCGGCCTGGGCGGTATCAAGGGCATGGTGCTGGGATCGGTCTCCGCCTCGGTGGCCAGCCACGCGTTCTGTCCGGTCGTGGTGACCCGGGAGGACACGGACGACCCGGACCGCAGCGGCCCCGTCGTGGTGGGCATCGACGGCTCCGAGATCAGCGCCAAGGCCACCGAGTGGGCGTTCGCCGAGGCCTCCGCGCGCTCTACCCCGCTCGTCGCCGTGCACACCTGGATGGACCCGCAGGTCCAGGCCGCGGCCGCCGGGATCTCCCTGACGGAGGAGGACTGGAAGCAACTCGAGGAGCAGCAGCTCCAGACGCTGTCCGAACGACTGGCGGGATTCTCCGACCGCTACCCCGATGTCGAGGTGAAGCGCTACGTCACCCGTGACCGCGCGGTCCGGGCACTCGTCGAGCAGGCCACGAACGCCCAGCTCGTCGTCGTCGGCTCGCACGGGCGGGGCGGCTTCACCGGCATGGTCCTCGGCTCCACCTCCCGCGCGCTCCTGCAGGCGGCGCCGTGCCCGGTGATGGTCGTCCGTCCGGAGTCCCATTCATGA
- a CDS encoding ABC transporter ATP-binding protein, which yields MTTQAETHQPAGAPDSAAAVATDLVMTYGEGETEVRALDHVSATFERGRFTAIMGPSGSGKSTLMHCMAGLDRPSSGSVRIGETELVGLPDQELTALRRDRIGFVFQSFNLVPTLTAEENITLPQDIAGHTIDRAWFDEVIGRLGIADRLSHRPSELSGGQQQRVACARALVGRPDILFGDEPTGNLDSTSSAEVLAILRSAADDFGQTVVIVTHDPRAATYADRVLLLADGRVVRELTHPTADEILSAMGALEER from the coding sequence ATGACCACCCAGGCCGAGACCCACCAACCCGCCGGCGCGCCGGACTCCGCAGCCGCCGTCGCCACCGACCTCGTCATGACCTACGGGGAGGGTGAGACCGAGGTCCGTGCACTCGACCACGTCTCCGCGACCTTCGAACGGGGACGGTTCACGGCGATCATGGGCCCCTCCGGCTCGGGGAAGTCGACGCTCATGCACTGCATGGCGGGCCTCGACCGGCCGAGCTCCGGGTCGGTGCGGATCGGCGAGACCGAGCTCGTCGGCCTGCCGGACCAGGAACTCACGGCGCTGCGCCGCGACCGGATCGGGTTCGTGTTCCAGTCCTTCAACCTCGTCCCGACCCTGACCGCCGAGGAGAACATCACCCTTCCCCAGGACATCGCCGGCCACACCATCGACCGCGCCTGGTTCGACGAGGTGATCGGTCGCCTGGGGATCGCCGACCGGCTCTCGCACCGCCCGTCCGAGCTCTCCGGCGGCCAGCAGCAGCGCGTCGCGTGTGCGCGCGCCCTGGTCGGTCGCCCCGACATCCTCTTCGGTGACGAGCCGACCGGCAACCTCGACTCCACCTCCTCGGCCGAGGTGCTGGCCATCCTGCGCAGCGCCGCCGACGACTTCGGCCAGACCGTCGTGATCGTCACCCACGATCCGCGCGCCGCCACCTACGCCGACCGCGTCCTCCTGCTCGCCGACGGCCGGGTCGTCCGCGAGCTCACCCACCCCACCGCCGACGAGATCCTGTCCGCCATGGGCGCCCTCGAGGAGCGGTGA
- a CDS encoding antitoxin, producing the protein MGFLDKAKDFAGKNPDKVKSALDKVGDAFDKRTGGKHVHHTDTAQQKAGEFLTGRTADAPAGDPATDPAEGRAADPAERPGPGGEQPPL; encoded by the coding sequence ATGGGATTTCTCGACAAGGCGAAGGACTTCGCGGGCAAGAACCCCGACAAGGTGAAGTCCGCCCTCGACAAGGTCGGCGACGCGTTCGACAAGCGGACCGGCGGCAAGCACGTACATCACACCGACACGGCCCAGCAGAAGGCCGGCGAGTTCCTCACGGGCCGCACGGCGGACGCCCCGGCCGGGGACCCGGCCACCGACCCGGCTGAAGGCCGGGCCGCCGATCCGGCCGAGAGGCCCGGGCCGGGCGGCGAGCAGCCCCCGCTCTAG
- a CDS encoding DUF1990 family protein → MESRPRRGELQLPGRALGYRRSDLNGHRRLPEGWREVVACTVLGEGIELFDTSADDLLSLTAHDRAGIRTAPADPPLPSDLVVLDGPMRGPCRLVDRIDESLRQGLVVGTLEGNSAVAEHRCHLDLQPGTAEVTATVRTMWRPRTFYVLPGAAAREERAYERLGSRLLRALGPAQ, encoded by the coding sequence GTGGAGTCGAGACCCCGTCGAGGTGAGCTGCAGCTGCCCGGCCGTGCTCTCGGCTACCGGCGCTCAGACCTGAACGGGCACAGGCGGCTCCCCGAGGGGTGGAGGGAGGTCGTGGCGTGCACCGTGCTCGGCGAGGGGATCGAGCTGTTCGACACCTCGGCGGACGACCTGCTGAGCCTGACCGCCCACGACCGCGCGGGGATCAGGACGGCGCCGGCAGATCCGCCCCTGCCGTCGGACCTGGTGGTGCTCGACGGGCCGATGCGTGGACCCTGCCGGCTCGTCGACCGGATCGACGAGTCGTTGCGGCAGGGCCTCGTCGTCGGCACCCTCGAGGGCAATTCGGCGGTGGCCGAGCACCGCTGCCACCTCGACCTGCAGCCCGGCACCGCCGAGGTCACCGCCACCGTCCGAACCATGTGGCGTCCCCGTACCTTCTACGTGCTGCCCGGCGCGGCCGCCCGCGAGGAACGCGCCTACGAACGCCTCGGCTCACGACTGCTCCGGGCGCTCGGCCCCGCGCAATAG
- a CDS encoding L,D-transpeptidase, whose translation MSRRSRSIATLLAAAGLVVVGLSPAASAQSLMGSTGSTGSVGALGLESAPIPTPAIPGLSGVLTIPVPAPERRQTETTVASVYPTSGETVGVAQPVMIRFDQPVTDRARAEASVGIRTAPAVDGKFYWVGDTELRWRPLEFWPAHTSVTVWAGGRETVFRTGDAVVSTYDDHTHTVTVTRNGQVVRTMKASAGRDAYATHNGVYYNGWRAREVRMDSETWGLSRTAGGYDTTVANGVRLSYDGIFIHSAPWSVADQGVRNVSHGCINLSPEDAAWYFDNTRNGDPFIVSGGPGRQFGAFDGQGDWNY comes from the coding sequence ATGTCGCGCCGCAGTCGGTCCATCGCCACACTTCTGGCCGCAGCAGGCCTCGTCGTCGTCGGCCTCTCGCCCGCCGCCTCCGCGCAGTCCCTCATGGGCTCGACCGGATCCACCGGGTCGGTCGGCGCGCTCGGCCTGGAGTCGGCGCCGATCCCCACGCCCGCGATCCCCGGACTGTCCGGTGTGCTGACGATCCCCGTCCCCGCCCCGGAACGACGGCAGACGGAGACCACGGTGGCCTCGGTCTACCCCACCTCCGGCGAGACGGTGGGCGTCGCGCAACCGGTGATGATCCGGTTCGACCAGCCCGTCACCGACCGAGCCCGCGCCGAGGCGTCGGTGGGGATCCGGACCGCGCCCGCCGTCGACGGCAAGTTCTACTGGGTCGGTGACACGGAACTGCGCTGGCGACCGCTCGAATTCTGGCCCGCCCACACCTCCGTGACCGTGTGGGCCGGCGGCCGCGAGACCGTCTTCCGCACCGGCGACGCCGTGGTATCGACCTACGACGACCACACCCACACCGTCACCGTGACCCGCAACGGGCAGGTGGTGCGCACCATGAAGGCCTCCGCGGGCCGCGACGCCTATGCCACCCACAACGGTGTCTACTACAACGGGTGGCGCGCCCGCGAGGTGCGGATGGACTCGGAGACCTGGGGACTGTCCAGGACCGCCGGCGGATACGACACGACGGTGGCCAACGGGGTGCGGTTGAGCTACGACGGCATCTTCATCCACTCGGCGCCGTGGTCGGTGGCCGACCAGGGAGTCCGCAACGTCTCCCACGGCTGCATCAACCTCAGCCCCGAGGATGCCGCCTGGTACTTCGACAACACCCGCAACGGCGACCCGTTCATCGTCAGCGGTGGCCCCGGCCGGCAGTTCGGCGCCTTCGACGGTCAGGGCGACTGGAACTACTGA
- a CDS encoding carbohydrate ABC transporter permease translates to MNPISGPSRAMKVAGYLAMFLVLAIIALPLYWVIVTSFKTPDMVYIQPPAWWPDPVTADPYSRVVEQVPFLKYFANSLIITGALVTAKLVLGILSAYAFVYLRFPGRGVVFMLVLAALMVPNQITVISNYALISQLGWINTFQGIIFPLAGVAFGTFLMRNHFLTLPFEIVEAARMDGCGHMKLLLRVLLPMSWPTVVAFALITIVNEWNEYLWPFLVASDETVAPLQVGLARLISTDAYIDWPMVMAATILTITPILVVFLLLQRHMIKGLTSGAVKG, encoded by the coding sequence ATGAACCCGATCTCCGGCCCGTCCCGGGCGATGAAGGTGGCCGGTTACCTGGCCATGTTCCTGGTGCTCGCCATCATCGCGCTGCCGCTGTACTGGGTCATCGTCACGTCGTTCAAGACTCCCGACATGGTGTACATCCAGCCGCCCGCCTGGTGGCCGGACCCGGTCACCGCGGACCCGTACTCACGTGTTGTCGAGCAGGTGCCGTTCCTGAAGTACTTCGCCAACTCGCTGATCATCACGGGCGCGCTGGTCACCGCCAAACTGGTCTTGGGGATCCTCAGCGCGTACGCGTTCGTCTACCTGCGCTTCCCCGGGCGCGGCGTGGTCTTCATGCTGGTCCTGGCGGCGCTGATGGTGCCCAACCAGATCACCGTCATCTCCAACTACGCCCTGATCTCCCAACTGGGCTGGATCAACACCTTCCAGGGCATCATCTTCCCGCTCGCCGGGGTCGCGTTCGGCACGTTCCTCATGCGCAACCACTTCCTCACCCTGCCGTTCGAGATCGTCGAGGCCGCGCGCATGGACGGCTGCGGCCACATGAAGCTGCTGCTGCGGGTCCTGCTGCCGATGAGCTGGCCCACGGTCGTGGCGTTCGCGCTCATCACGATCGTCAACGAGTGGAACGAATACCTCTGGCCGTTCCTCGTGGCGTCCGACGAGACGGTGGCCCCACTGCAGGTCGGGCTGGCGCGCCTCATCTCCACCGACGCCTACATCGACTGGCCGATGGTCATGGCCGCCACGATCCTCACCATCACCCCGATCCTCGTCGTGTTCCTGCTCCTGCAGCGCCACATGATCAAGGGCCTCACCTCCGGCGCGGTCAAGGGCTGA
- a CDS encoding TetR/AcrR family transcriptional regulator: MSGFPDTTAGADRAEDRRSELRGAISAAAVDLVIERGLDAVTVDEIARAANVSRRTFFNYFPSKAAACIPDTPPAGRDAVKEFLTDRSVPTMTALARLMWHQVSNARRQSRAFDRFHDMWRREPSVRTQVYEILAGTERELAHLVARREGRAPDSVEAATVAAASIAILRIAVERWRTDEPGALLEYRIRESFDAIRASVAEPADSA, from the coding sequence ATGAGCGGTTTCCCCGACACCACGGCGGGAGCCGACCGCGCGGAGGACCGCCGGAGCGAGCTGCGCGGCGCCATCTCGGCGGCCGCGGTCGACCTCGTCATCGAGCGGGGGCTCGACGCGGTGACGGTCGACGAGATCGCCAGGGCCGCCAACGTATCGCGTCGGACGTTCTTCAACTACTTCCCGTCCAAGGCTGCCGCGTGCATCCCGGACACTCCCCCGGCCGGTCGTGACGCCGTCAAGGAGTTCCTCACCGACCGCAGCGTGCCCACCATGACCGCCCTGGCCCGGCTCATGTGGCACCAGGTGTCCAACGCACGGCGACAGAGCCGGGCCTTCGACCGGTTCCATGACATGTGGCGGCGGGAGCCGAGTGTCCGGACCCAGGTCTACGAGATCCTGGCGGGTACCGAGAGGGAGCTGGCGCACCTCGTCGCACGCCGGGAGGGCCGGGCCCCCGACTCCGTGGAGGCCGCGACGGTGGCTGCGGCGTCCATCGCGATCCTCCGGATCGCCGTGGAACGGTGGCGGACCGACGAGCCCGGGGCGTTGCTGGAATACCGCATCCGGGAATCGTTCGACGCGATCCGGGCGTCGGTGGCGGAACCGGCCGACAGCGCCTGA
- a CDS encoding L,D-transpeptidase — translation MTRASLPSAAAAVLAAIALLMGVSVGTGTTPTAGAQSVMPLSPPGVPQLENAPLPTPAIPGVGAMPVLTYPVIGPPRPTTEYGDVNVFPTPNEIVGVAQPVMFFFDRPIRDRARAEATIGIRTEPPVAGKFYWVGDRELRWRPHTFWPVNSSVTVWAGGKRQQSFRTGDAVIAEFDDRTKLVTVTRNGQHVRTMRASAGRPGWDTYNGVYYTGQRGRAVRMNSAAFGLRIEDGGYDSIVNDAVRLSYDGIYIHSAPWSIADQGVRNVSHGCINVSPADARWYYDTSRNGDPFIVKNGPGRPFGAFDGQGDWNY, via the coding sequence ATGACCCGTGCCTCCCTACCTTCGGCGGCCGCCGCGGTCCTCGCCGCGATCGCTCTCCTCATGGGGGTCTCGGTCGGTACGGGCACCACCCCGACCGCCGGGGCCCAGTCGGTGATGCCGCTGAGCCCGCCCGGGGTGCCGCAGCTCGAGAACGCGCCCCTGCCCACCCCGGCCATCCCGGGTGTCGGCGCCATGCCCGTGCTGACCTACCCGGTCATCGGTCCGCCGCGGCCGACCACCGAATACGGCGACGTCAACGTCTTCCCCACCCCGAACGAGATCGTGGGCGTGGCGCAGCCCGTCATGTTCTTCTTCGACCGCCCGATCCGCGACCGGGCACGGGCCGAGGCCACGATCGGTATCCGCACCGAGCCGCCGGTCGCGGGCAAGTTCTACTGGGTGGGTGACCGCGAGCTGCGCTGGCGGCCCCACACCTTCTGGCCCGTCAACTCCTCGGTCACCGTGTGGGCCGGCGGGAAGCGCCAGCAGTCGTTCCGGACCGGCGACGCCGTGATCGCCGAGTTCGACGACCGCACCAAGCTCGTCACCGTCACCCGCAACGGCCAGCACGTCCGCACCATGCGCGCCTCCGCCGGGCGGCCCGGCTGGGACACCTACAACGGCGTCTACTACACGGGCCAGCGCGGGCGGGCGGTCCGCATGAACTCCGCCGCCTTCGGCCTGCGGATCGAGGACGGCGGGTACGACTCGATCGTCAACGACGCGGTCCGGCTCTCCTACGACGGGATCTACATCCACTCCGCGCCGTGGTCGATCGCCGACCAGGGGGTTCGCAACGTCTCCCACGGCTGTATCAACGTCAGTCCCGCCGACGCCCGCTGGTACTACGACACCAGCCGCAACGGCGACCCGTTCATCGTCAAGAACGGACCCGGACGCCCCTTCGGCGCCTTCGACGGCCAGGGAGATTGGAACTACTGA
- a CDS encoding carbohydrate ABC transporter permease, translated as MGGSAGEKLLFLALVLPNLALLGMFVYRPLIDNIRLSFFDWNISSPNSTFIGWSNYIEWWNRGDSWVVVQNTVIFTVAAVVGSMVLGLALALLLDQQLVGRGIVRSAVFAPFVIAGAAIGVAFQFIFDPRFGMISALLTMVDLPVPNFYQDPDWALFMVTVTYIWKNLGYSFVIYLAALQAKPAELYEAAEMDGAGRWSTFRSVTLPLLRPTTFFLSITVMLNSLQVFDIIYVMTRGGPQGNGTTTMVFQVYQETFQNFRAGYGATVATVMFLVLLIVTAIQVRVMDRKTI; from the coding sequence CTGGGCGGTTCGGCGGGTGAGAAGCTGCTGTTCCTCGCGCTCGTCCTGCCCAACCTCGCACTGCTCGGGATGTTCGTCTACCGCCCGCTGATCGACAACATCCGTCTGAGCTTCTTCGACTGGAACATCTCGTCGCCGAACTCCACCTTCATCGGTTGGTCCAACTACATCGAGTGGTGGAACCGCGGCGACAGCTGGGTGGTCGTACAGAACACCGTGATCTTCACCGTGGCCGCGGTCGTCGGATCGATGGTGCTGGGACTGGCGCTGGCACTGCTCCTGGACCAACAACTGGTCGGGCGGGGGATCGTGCGGTCGGCCGTCTTCGCGCCGTTCGTGATCGCCGGCGCCGCGATCGGTGTCGCGTTCCAGTTCATCTTCGACCCGCGCTTCGGCATGATCTCGGCCCTGCTCACGATGGTCGACCTGCCGGTGCCGAACTTCTACCAGGACCCGGACTGGGCGCTGTTCATGGTGACCGTGACCTACATCTGGAAGAACCTCGGCTACAGCTTCGTCATCTACCTCGCCGCTCTGCAGGCCAAGCCCGCCGAACTCTACGAGGCCGCCGAGATGGACGGCGCGGGACGCTGGTCGACGTTCCGCTCGGTCACCCTGCCGCTGCTGCGTCCCACCACGTTCTTCCTGTCGATCACCGTCATGCTGAACTCCCTGCAGGTGTTCGACATCATCTACGTGATGACCCGCGGCGGTCCGCAGGGCAACGGCACCACCACCATGGTGTTCCAGGTGTACCAGGAGACCTTCCAGAACTTCCGTGCCGGCTACGGCGCCACCGTCGCGACGGTCATGTTCCTGGTCCTGCTCATCGTCACCGCGATCCAGGTGCGCGTGATGGACAGGAAGACGATATGA
- a CDS encoding GlsB/YeaQ/YmgE family stress response membrane protein, giving the protein MLWSIISWIIVGGLAGWIASMIMGKNAQMGLVANILAGVVGAFVVGLIVSLVTGGGGMPEAFSIWGFVAAIIGACLLIFIISAVKGRGRTRV; this is encoded by the coding sequence ATGCTGTGGAGCATCATCTCCTGGATCATCGTCGGCGGCCTCGCTGGCTGGATCGCTTCCATGATCATGGGCAAGAACGCACAGATGGGCCTTGTCGCCAACATCCTCGCGGGTGTCGTCGGCGCTTTCGTCGTGGGTCTCATCGTGTCGCTCGTCACCGGCGGCGGTGGCATGCCGGAGGCCTTCTCCATCTGGGGCTTCGTCGCTGCCATCATCGGTGCCTGCCTGCTGATCTTCATCATCTCGGCCGTCAAGGGCCGCGGGCGCACCCGGGTCTGA